The following are from one region of the Salvelinus fontinalis isolate EN_2023a chromosome 5, ASM2944872v1, whole genome shotgun sequence genome:
- the LOC129854867 gene encoding cingulin-like protein 1, with translation MESHRHGVSGSSPDFSRVQQGYNMQQPRPGPRGSPRPHSDSSSMFGVRVQVQGIEGLPYVVLNGDSRAALPSGGLESYSRNWDHQEVFVNAHSQSTEYTFMVNDGRSSFGSPNVERSSFGSPNVERSSFGSPNVERSSFGSPNVERSSFGSPNVERSSFGSPNVERSSFGSPNVERSSFGSPNVERSSFGSPNVERSSFGSPNVERSSFGSPNVERSSFGSPNVERSSFGSPNVERSSFGSPNVERSSFGSPNVERSSFGSPNVERSSFGSPNVERSSFGSPNVERSSFGSPNVERSSFGSPNVERSSFGSPNVERSSFGSPNVERSSFGSPNVERSSFGSPNVERSSFGSPNVERSSFGSPNVERSSFGSPNVERSSFGSPNVERSSFGSTNVERRLPNHQREYARGGALTEVIESQRIPLASAAFMFDFQESHLQQSQRTVPTSNTVLNFQRHPELLKPYNPDRNSLSPLLVSTRRLSVPPTQTASIPRPGHLTRDFQSGAEATLIQAGGSRPGETRIPLPAGGVERAPTPVSAPTQTQCPGPAPVSAPTQTQCPGPAPVSAPTQTPCPGPAPVSAPALHHSSLATLLSPPNEVTNIPRRSPNSVDTEPISSIGSLINQFDSPQQMGRAGPRRGRIAPEDRRRSRSVDSRQQCHSYPLDPSSPASVIRVARGERPCGSTSAPGSPKVRGANGPSTVMFNKLQWGEKEPSGRSSRAVNVLYGVEKTSMTRSRSLNHTEEEERDIQIITPDLLEGERGQLEVSIEPQPNEDTTKRILFTYLNDGTTEKTSITETKVNLVFDRVNQLKWKTAENVEEEIRDYAAKAKEAKELQKTGAELEREVSQLKTQLEHKTMSGRSLAEVCYKAQTYMKTIQEELDRRQEELSTLRDRLAQMEAELEVAIEELVQVKTEREQGRTEMNDLQQQLSEMHDELDLAKNTTQADSTEKQLLLKDLAQVRLDFQELIQVQEEQEVLLHWRERELTALKGALNEEVESHDKELGIMKEVRDKEVQKLREEVEEVKESNTVLSQDKREMEEERGEARGQVIQLMQEREELRGQVEELESRVEQLNIVIKDSKTLQRQLVKCIEQLKREKRQVEETLVEVREKEEEMSQANKALLVRLENVQSEMTQLNHQHREVKERLKEERRRTEELKRIKSDLDEERRLQNSTVEELQKEMSTIVEGCEASTEKLQLQVDEVREKSHSALSELQQQLQEKGVELEKSRQTARKLQEELLPLEQGLERGRREWEEAQQRGRQLERKVEELEERNAHAHEDHARQVKLMEGEVSHLECDLSEERNSADLLMDRVDHGKQQMELIRVELLQESAVKQDLECDKITLERQNKELKSRVSHLEGSQRSNQDVVVSRLEGRVQELEGRLAGEERDNINLQQANRKLERKVKEMTIQVDDEHMSIQNQKDQLNQRLKTVKRQMDGAEQEIERLENSKRKLQRDLDEWMETNEQVLSQLNTLRSEMS, from the exons ATGGAGTCTCACAGACATGGAGTGAGTGGCTCTTCTCCAGACTTCAGTAGAGTACAACAGGGCTACAACATGCAGCAGCCTAGGCCTGGTCCCAGAGGCAGCCCTCGACCtcacagcgacagcagcagcatgTTCGGGGTTAGGGTACAAGTCCAGGGGATTGAGGGTCTTCCTTACGTTGTATTGAACGGGGATAGTAGAGCAGCTCTGCCATCTGGTGGCCTGGAGAGCTACAGCAGGAACTGGGACCACCAGGAAGTGTTTGTCAACGCCCACAGTCAGTCTACAGAGTACACCTTCATGGTGAATGATGGGCGATCTTCATTCGGTAGTCCCAATGTGGAGCGATCTTCATTCGGTAGTCCCAATGTGGAGCGATCTTCATTCGGTAGTCCCAATGTGGAGCGATCTTCATTCGGTAGTCCCAATGTGGAGCGATCTTCATTCGGTAGTCCCAATGTGGAGCGATCTTCATTCGGTAGTCCCAATGTGGAGCGGTCTTCATTCGGTAGTCCCAATGTGGAGCGGTCTTCATTCGGTAGTCCCAATGTGGAGCGGTCTTCATTCGGTAGTCCCAATGTGGAGCGGTCTTCATTCGGTAGTCCCAATGTGGAGCGGTCTTCATTCGGTAGTCCCAATGTGGAGCGATCTTCATTCGGTAGTCCCAATGTGGAGCGATCTTCATTCGGTAGTCCCAATGTGGAGCGATCTTCATTCGGTAGTCCCAATGTGGAGCGATCTTCATTCGGTAGTCCCAATGTGGAGCGATCTTCATTCGGTAGTCCCAATGTGGAGCGATCTTCATTCGGTAGTCCCAATGTGGAGCGATCTTCATTCGGTAGTCCCAATGTGGAGCGGTCTTCATTCGGTAGTCCCAATGTGGAGCGGTCTTCATTCGGTAGTCCCAATGTGGAGCGGTCTTCATTCGGTAGTCCCAATGTGGAGCGGTCTTCATTCGGTAGTCCCAATGTGGAGCGGTCTTCATTCGGTAGTCCCAATGTGGAGCGATCTTCATTCGGTAGTCCCAATGTGGAGCGATCTTCATTCGGTAGTCCCAATGTGGAGCGATCTTCATTCGGTAGTCCCAATGTGGAGCGATCTTCATTCGGTAGTCCCAATGTGGAGCGATCTTCATTCGGTAGTCCCAATGTGGAGCGGTCTTCATTCGGTAGTACCAATGTTGAGCGCAGACTTCCCAACCACCAGAGGGAGTATGCTCGTGGAGGTGCTCTGACTGAGGTTATAGAGTCACAGAGGATTCCGCTGGCGTCCGCTGCATTCATGTTCGACTTCCAGGAGTCACATTTACAGCAGTCACAGAGGACCGTGCCGACATCTAACACGGTGTTGAACTTCCAGAGACACCCAGAGCTGCTGAAACCCTACAACCCAGACAGGAACAGCCTCAGCCCCCTCCTAGTCTCCACCCGAAGACTCTCTGTTCCCCCCACTCAGACAGCCTCTATACCTAGGCCGGGACATCTCACCAGGGATTTCCAGAGTGGGGCAGAGGCCACCCTGATCCAGGCAGGAGGGTCTAGACCAGGAGAAACCAGGATCCCTCTGCCTGCTGGGGGTGTAGAGAGGGCCCCCACCCCTGTCTCGGCCCCCACCCAGACCCAATGCCCAGGCCCTGCCCCTGTCTCAGCCCCCACCCAGACCCAATGCCCAGGCCCTGCCCCTGTCTCAGCCCCCACCCAGACCCCATGCCCAGGCCCTGCCCCTGTCTCAGCCCCAGCGCTCCACCACTCTTCTTTGGCCACCTTACTAAGCCCCCCAAACGAGGTCACCAACATCCCCAGAAGATCCCCAAACTCAGTGGACACAGAGCCCATCTCCTCCATAGGTAGCCTGATCAACCAGTTCGACAGCCCCCAACAGATGGGCCGAGCTGGGCCTAGGAGAGGGAGGATAGCCCCTGAGGACCGGAGGAGGTCACGTAGCGTGGACAGCAGACAACAGTGTCACTCATACCCATTGGACCCCTCCAGCCCTGCCTCGGTCATCAGAGTGGCCAGGGGAGAGAGACCATGCGGATCCACCAGCGCCCCAGGGTCACCTAAGGTGAGAGGGGCCAACGGACCCTCCACTGTGATGTTTAATAAACTACAGTGGGGGGAGAAGGAGCCTAGCGGGAGGTCATCCAGAGCAGTGAATGTGCTGTACGGAGTGGAGAAGACCTCCATGACCAGATCCAGGTCTCTCAACCacacggaggaggaggagagagacattcAG ATCATCACTCCAGATCTTTTGGAAGGTGAGAGGGGTCAGCTCGAGGTCTCAATTGAACCACAACCAAATGAAGACACCACCAAAAGGATACTGTTCACTTACCTCAATGATGG GACTACTGAAAAAACCTCCATCACTGAGACGAAGGTGAACCTGGTATTTGACAGAGTCAACCAACTGAAGTGGAAGACTGCAGAGAACGTGGAGGAGGAGATCAGG GACTATGCTGCTAAGGCCAAGGAGGCCAAGGAACTTCAGAAGACAGGagcagagctggagagagaggtgtCACAGCTGAAGACACAGCTGGAGCATAAGACCATg AGTGGTCGGAGTCTGGCGGAGGTGTGTTACAAGGCCCAGACATACATGAAGACCATTCAGGAGGAACTGGACAGGAGACAGGAAGAACTCTCCACGCTACGGGATAGGCTGGCTCAGATGGAGGCGGAGCTTGAGGTCGCCATAGAGGA GCTAGTCCAGGTGAAGACTGAGCGAGAGCAGGGCCGCACAGAGATGAACGACCTTCAGCAGCAGCTGTCTGAGATGCATGATGAGCTGGACCTGGCTAAGAACACAACACAGGCAGACAGCACAGAGAAACAGCTCCTTCTAAAG GACCTGGCCCAGGTGCGGTTGGACTTCCAGGAGCTCATTCAGGTacaggaggagcaggaggtgCTGCTacactggagggagagggagctgaCCGCCCTGAAGGGAGCGCTGAACGAGGAGGTGGAGAGTCATGAcaaggagctgggcattatgaaggagGTGCGCGACAAGGAGGTGCAGAAGCTCCGAGAGGAAGTTGAGGAGGTGAAAGAG AGTAACACAGTGCTGAGCCAGGacaagagggagatggaggaggagagaggggaggcacgGGGACAGGTGATTCAGCTGATGCAGGAGAGGGAGGAACTGAGGGGACAG GTGGAGGAGCTGGAAAGCAGGGTGGAGCAGCTTAACATCGTCATCAAGGACTCCAAAACCCTGCAGAGACAGCTGGTGAAATGCATAGAGCAACTCaag AGGGAGAAACGGCAGGTTGAGGAGACTCTAGTGGAGGTgagggagaaggaagaggagatgTCCCAGGCAAACAAAGCCCTTCTCGTACGTCTGGAGAATGTACAG AGCGAGATGACCCAGCTGAACCACCAGCACAGGGAGGTGAAGGAGAggctgaaggaggagaggagaagaacagaggagtTGAAGAGGATAAAGAGTGAtctggacgaggagaggagactgCAGAACAGCACTGTGGAGGAACTGCAGAAGGAg atGAGTACTATAGTAGAGGGCTGTGAGGCGTCCACTGAGAAGCTCCAGCTCCAGGTTGATGAAGTCAGAGAGAAGAGCCACTCCGCTCTGTCTGAGCTCCAACAACAGCTGCAGGAAAAGGGAGTGGAGCTGGAGAAATCCCGACAGACCGCCAGAAAACTGCAGGAAGAG CTGCTTCCCCTGGAGCAGGGTCTGGAGCGGGGTCGTAGAGAGTGGGAGGAGGCCCAGCAGAGAGGCAGACAGCTGGAGAGGAaggtggaggagctggaggagaggaacgCACACGCCCACGAGGACCACGCCCGACAGGTCAAACTCATGGAG GGTGAGGTGAGCCATCTGGAATGTGATCTGAGTGAGGAGAGGAACAGTGCAGATCTCCTGATGGACAGAGTGGACCATGGGAAACAACag ATGGAGCTGATAAGAGTTGAGCTGCTGCAGGAGAGTGCAGTCAAACAGGACCTGGAGTGTGACAAGATCACTCTGGAGAGACAG AATAAGGAGCTGAAGAGCAGGGTGTCTCATCTAGAGGGCTCCCAGAGGTCCAACCAGGATGTGGTGGTCTCCAGACTGGAGGGAAGGGTCCAGGAGCTCGAGGGGAGGCTggcgggagaggagag AGACAACATCAACCTGCAACAAGCCAACAGGAAACTAGAGCGAAAAGTGAAGGAGATGACGATACAGGTGGACGATGAGCACATGTCTATACAGAACCAGAAAGACCAG ctGAACCAGAGGCTGaagactgtgaagagacagatgGATGGGGCTGAGCAGGAGATAGAGCGACTGGAGAACTCGAAGAGGAAGTTACAGAGAGAtctggatgaatggatggagacCAATGAGCAGGTCCTCAGCCAGCTCAACACCCTGCGCTCGGAGATGAGCTGA